GGTAATTTTATGGAACTAAAAAGAAAATTATATAGTACTTTAATCGAATGGAAAAAAGAAAATGGAAAAACCGCCCTATTAATAGAGGGAGCAAGACGTGTTGGTAAAACGACAACAGCTCTTGAATTTGCAAAAAATGAATACAAGTCATATGTACTAATAGATTTCAGTATAGCTTCTAATGAAATGAAATCTTTGTTTACAAAGTATGCTTCTTCTCTTGATGACTTCTTTTTCTTTATATCAACTTTAACAAATACAACTCTACATCATCGAGATACACTCATCATTTTTGATGAAGTCCAATTGTTTCCTAAAGCTAGACAATTAATCAAGCACTTGGTAAAAGATAATCGTTATGATTATATTGAAACTGGATCTTTATTATCGATAAAGCAAAATGTTAAAGACATCCTCATCCCTTCTGAAGAAAGGACTATGATTATGCACCCTCTGGATTTCGAAGAATTTTGCATGGCGACTGGACATATACAACTCTTCTCAATTATAAAAAAACATTTTGTCGATTTAAAACCACTTGGCCCAATTCACTCACAAGTTATGAAACTCTATAGACAATATTTGCTGGTTGGCGGGATGCCTCAAGCAGTACTAGAATTCATTCATTCAAATGATTACACCAAAGTGGATCAAGTAAAAAGAGACATTCTAAGGCTTTATAGAAATGATATCGCTAAATATGCAAAGGGATATGAATCAAAAGTTTTACAAATATTTGATGAAATACCAGCTCAACTTTCAAAACACGAGAAAAAATTTAAGCTAGCATCTATATCTAAAGATGCACGTTTTCGAGAGTATGAAGATGCATTTATGTGGTTAGATGAAGCGATGCTTACAAATGCTTGTTTTAATGCAGATGATCCTCAAGTTGGACTTGCTTTATATAAAGACAGACTTACTTTAAAACTCTACATGGCTGACACAGGTTTGCTCATTAGTCATGCATATGATTCAACAAGTAAAATGCATATAAAAATTGCAGAAAAAATTGTATCAGATCAACTAGAGGCGAACCATGGTATGTTGTTTGAAAATATTGTTGCTCAAGCTCTTAGAGTCAACAACAAGAAGTTGTATTTTTATTCTAGAATCGATCAAGAAAACAGTCAAAACACAATGGAAATCGACTTCTTAATTAATGACCCTTATAACCCAAGTAAAATAGCTCCAATAGAAGTAAAATCAAGTAAGCGTTACAAAACATCCTCTTTAAATAAATTTAAATCTAAATTTAAATCTCGAATTGGTCAAAGTTTTTTGTTGCATACAAAAGATTTAGCAATTAAAGATAACATCTACTATTTACCTATATATATGGTTAGCTTTCTTTAATACAAAAACATATTAAAACAAACTCAAGTTTTCAACTAACTTGAGTTTTTCTATAGTTATTCATCTTTGAATACCCGAAATACTGCCAGTCTAAAACCAGCATACCTTCTACTTTTGTATATACTAATTCTTTAAATATTATCAAGATAGAATTCTATATTAAGAATAATAGAACTAAAGCATTTCTAAATATTCTTTCATTTTTACAACCGGTTGATGAACTTCTTTCCAATGATTTGTTCCAACAAAAGCATTATTTAAACTATTTGCGATGTCAGGTTGAAACAATTGATTATAAAGTCTATCTTCACAAATCCACCATGAATCCTCAACTGCTCTATTTAATTGAGCGACTAGAGTTCTATTTTTTGTTTTGCTATAAGTTACTTCTTTGATTTGATTCACATATTTCATTACAGTCTGCTGATCATATCCTTCAGTACCCATAGCAATTATAATTGCTTTTTGTAACATAAAAATTGGATCTTTAAAATCGCTCTTCTTTACTCCATAGAAAACGATGCAAAACCGAGTTAAATCATTCATTAAGATTAGTAATTTTTTTCGATTGATATTTATGAAATTTGCATGCCAAGCAAATAGATCATTATCAGTATCTTTTTCAATGACTTCAGGTTTTAGAAAATCTAATAACTTCTTTGTACAAGAAATATGCATATGAATTTCCTCATTTCAATATATATAATCAATAAAATAGTCATGAATATCTTACGCTAATCATATATTTAATCTATGCTTCATTAGAAATTGTTTCTTTGATCTCTTTAATAATCATTTGAATTTTTTTAAGTGATAGATTAAACAATTTCGCAATATCAATTAAATCTGTCTCAGTTGGTTTTCCATTTCCTAAAACTGTCATCTCATGTTCAAATTTATGTTTAGTTTGCGTAATATCATAAAATGGCGATAACTTATAGCCACCCTTATTGTCATCATATAAAAACGCTGTATTTTTACCATGATCATCTTTGTTTTCATAAAGCACATTAAAACACATACGTTTATATGCCTCATACAGATCATCTTGATCTATACATATTTTTTGAATAACTTGAAATAAATGTGAATAATCTAGATTTGGTATTTTAGGTGTGGTTTCTAATAAAGCAGATAAACTAATCATATGGATGCGTTTTTTGCCAATTTTATCAAATCGCTTTGCGCCAAAATACCCACTATGATTTTTTGAAGGAAACAATTTACATTGATTTACATTGATTTTAGCTTTTAAAGCCAATAAATTGGCTTGATATTCTAATTTCCCAATGCCTTTTGGATCAATTGAAGAAGAAAATTTGACAATCCAATCTTCTTCATCCATAGTGATATGTACTTTAGGTCTTGCACCACCACTGGCTCCACCAAGTTCATAAATTTCATCAAAATTATTTTTTGTA
The sequence above is drawn from the Mariniplasma anaerobium genome and encodes:
- a CDS encoding ATP-binding protein, with product MELKRKLYSTLIEWKKENGKTALLIEGARRVGKTTTALEFAKNEYKSYVLIDFSIASNEMKSLFTKYASSLDDFFFFISTLTNTTLHHRDTLIIFDEVQLFPKARQLIKHLVKDNRYDYIETGSLLSIKQNVKDILIPSEERTMIMHPLDFEEFCMATGHIQLFSIIKKHFVDLKPLGPIHSQVMKLYRQYLLVGGMPQAVLEFIHSNDYTKVDQVKRDILRLYRNDIAKYAKGYESKVLQIFDEIPAQLSKHEKKFKLASISKDARFREYEDAFMWLDEAMLTNACFNADDPQVGLALYKDRLTLKLYMADTGLLISHAYDSTSKMHIKIAEKIVSDQLEANHGMLFENIVAQALRVNNKKLYFYSRIDQENSQNTMEIDFLINDPYNPSKIAPIEVKSSKRYKTSSLNKFKSKFKSRIGQSFLLHTKDLAIKDNIYYLPIYMVSFL
- a CDS encoding DUF6933 domain-containing protein, with the translated sequence MHISCTKKLLDFLKPEVIEKDTDNDLFAWHANFININRKKLLILMNDLTRFCIVFYGVKKSDFKDPIFMLQKAIIIAMGTEGYDQQTVMKYVNQIKEVTYSKTKNRTLVAQLNRAVEDSWWICEDRLYNQLFQPDIANSLNNAFVGTNHWKEVHQPVVKMKEYLEML
- a CDS encoding type II toxin-antitoxin system HipA family toxin — protein: MNIDIKRLVVKYNHKVVGYLETLSNQTIAFQYDKNWVENGFSISPFHLPLTDKVYISKSEHFNGLFGVFFDSLPDGWGELLMRRMLAKKGINFDKISALTKLSLINDNGLGALTYEPTQSEKNIGKYSDLDTLATEIKQIFENSATKNNFDEIYELGGASGGARPKVHITMDEEDWIVKFSSSIDPKGIGKLEYQANLLALKAKINVNQCKLFPSKNHSGYFGAKRFDKIGKKRIHMISLSALLETTPKIPNLDYSHLFQVIQKICIDQDDLYEAYKRMCFNVLYENKDDHGKNTAFLYDDNKGGYKLSPFYDITQTKHKFEHEMTVLGNGKPTETDLIDIAKLFNLSLKKIQMIIKEIKETISNEA